A region of Pseudorca crassidens isolate mPseCra1 chromosome 8, mPseCra1.hap1, whole genome shotgun sequence DNA encodes the following proteins:
- the LOC137228539 gene encoding acireductone dioxygenase-like — MDVIIICKDKLPNYEEKIKMFYEEHLHLDDEIRCILDASGYLDVRDKEDRWIRIFREKGDMISLLAGIYHRFMLDEKNYLKAMRLFVGEPVWLAFNRLADHFEAPGQYLEFLSQTA, encoded by the coding sequence ATGGACGTAATAATCATATGCAAAGACAAACTACCAAATTATGAAGAAAAGATTAAGATGTTTTACGAGGAGCATTTACACCTGGATGACGAGATTCGCTGCATCCTGGACGCCAGTGGGTACCTCGACGTGAGGGATAAAGAGGACAGGTGGATCCGGATCTTCAGGGAGAAAGGAGACATGATCTCTCTCCTCGCCGGGATATACCACCGCTTCATGCTGGACGAGAAGAACTACCTGAAGGCCATGCGGCTGTTTGTGGGAGAGCCTGTGTGGCTCGCGTTCAACCGGCTGGCTGACCACTTCGAGGCCCCTGGGCAGTACCTGGAGTTTCTGTCGCAGACGGCCTAG